The following are encoded together in the Glycine max cultivar Williams 82 chromosome 8, Glycine_max_v4.0, whole genome shotgun sequence genome:
- the LOC100306208 gene encoding uncharacterized protein isoform X1, whose amino-acid sequence MSRNDDVVEQNAATTTTTSSTTIRNRADPFLVACRCFSFLTSLAAILCIAVNVLSAVRSFKHASDIFDGIFRCYAVLIAAFVVLAETEWSFIIKFSKVLEYWAARGMLQIFAAVMTRAFPGYIGDRRDLFLLQSIASYLLLACGVVYVVSGILCIGFLKRARQKQEITREQATKDLEELERRREELEQLLLAERV is encoded by the exons ATGTCTCGAAACGACGACGTAGTGGAACAGAACGcggccaccaccaccaccacgtcGTCGACCACTATAAGAAACAGAGCAGACCCGTTCCTGGTAGCGTGCAGATGCTTCAGCTTCCTCACCTCTCTCGCCGCCATTCTCTGCATCGCCGTCAATGTCCTCTCCGCCGTCCGTTCCTTCAAACACGCATCTGAC ATTTTCGACGGCATATTCCGGTGCTACGCCGTTCTTATAGCGGCTTTCGTGGTCCTCGCCGAGACCGAATGGAGTTTCATCATAAAGTTCTCGAAG GTTTTGGAGTATTGGGCTGCCAGGGGTATGCTGCAGATCTT TGCTGCAGTCATGACAAGGGCATTTCCTGGCTATATTGGGGACCGGAGGGACCTTTTTCTTCTACAGAGCATAGCAAGTTATTTGCTACTTGCCTGTGGTGTTGTTTATGTTGTTTCA GGTATCCTTTGCATTGGTTTTCTTAAACGTGCCCGCCAGAAGCAAGAGATTACAAGAGAGCAAGCCACCAAGGATCTAGAG GAGTTGGAACGCCGCAGAGAGGAACTTGAACAACTACTCCTTGCTGAGAGAGTTTAA
- the LOC100814758 gene encoding Ycf20-like protein-like has product MACQMGSTILKWRLSITDYKSSENSCIALATSRIHCCCCETNFNRLTLNGTKSSPFSQSCFLGRRAGWKIAFALNTGGVSGNGDQQSFNEASSNLGGTRLGRILSAGGRQLLEKLNAARKNIPLKVFLLLLGFYTANALATILGQTGDWDVLVAGVVVAAIEGIGMLIYRKPPTEKTGRLQSFLVLVNYWKAGICLGLFVDAFKLGS; this is encoded by the exons ATGGCTTGTCAAATGGGATCTACGATTCTGAAATGGAGATTATCAATTACAGATTATAAAAGCTCTGAAAATTCATGTATAGCCCTTGCAACTTCCAGAATCCACTGTTGTTGCTGTGAGACAAATTTTAACAGGCTAACTCTAAATGGCACAAAGTCTTCACCTTTTTCTCAGAGCTG TTTCTTGGGAAGAAGAGCTGGGTGGAAAATAGCTTTTGCCTTGAACACAGGTGGAGTGTCTGGAAATGGTGACCAACAAAGCTTCAACGAAGCCAGTTCCAATCTTGGTGGTACTCGATTGGGTAGGATACTGAGTGCGGGTGGCAGACAACTTCTAGAAAAGCTGAACGCAGCTAGAAAGAATATCCCTTTGAAAGTATTCCTGCTACTTTTGGGTTTCTACACGGCAAATGCACTAGCTACAATCCTTGGACAAACTGGTGACTGGGATGTTCTGGTTGCTGGTGTTGTGGTAGCTGCAATTGAGGGGATCGGCATGCTAATATATAGAAAGCCGCCTACTGAGAAGACTGGGAGGTTGCAGTCTTTTCTAGTGCTGGTGAACTACTGGAAAGCTGGCATATGTTTAGGTCTCTTTGTAGATGCTTTTAAGTTAGGCAGCTAA
- the LOC100815284 gene encoding guanosine nucleotide diphosphate dissociation inhibitor At5g09550 isoform X1: MEKGGKKIQCGQIWRVIIGLKECILSGLLSVDGLKVLHMDRNDYYGGASTSLNLTQLWKRFRGDDTPAENLGSSREYNVDMIPKFMMANGALVRVLIHTNVTKYLNFKAVDGSFVYNKGKIYKVPATDVEALKSPLMGLFEKRRARKFFIYVQDYETNDPKSHEGLDLNQVTARQLISKYGLEDDTVDFIGHALALHRDDNYLDEPAKDFVDRVKIYAESLARFQGGSPYIYPLYGLGELPQAFARLSAVYGGTYMLNKPECKVEFDENGKAIGVTSEGETAKCKKIVCDPSYLSDKVQKVGKVARAICIMSHPIPDTKDSHSAQVILPQKQLGRKSDMYLFCCSYAHNVAAKGKYIAFVTTEAETDNPEVELKPGIDLLGPVDEIFYDTYDRFEPCNDHEADGCFISTSYDATTHFETTVKDVVELYSKITGKVLDLSVDLSAASAATEE, from the exons ATGGAGAagggaggaaaaaaaattcaatgcgGGCAAATATGGAGAGTAATAATAG GTCTCAAGGAATGCATCCTCAGTGGCCTTCTCTCAGTTGATGGCCTCAAG GTGTTGCACATGGATAGAAATGACTACTATGGAGGGGCTTCTACATCTCTCAATCTTACACAG CTATGGAAGCGATTTAGGGGAGATGACACACCGGCAGAGAACTTGGGATCCAGCAGAGAATACAATGTTGATATGATACCTAAG tttATGATGGCCAATGGAGCTTTGGTCCGTGTTCTGATTCACACAAATGTTACAAAGTATTTGAACTTTAAAGCTGTAGATGGAAGCTTTGTGTATAACAAGGGAAAG atttacaaAGTTCCAGCAACAGATGTTGAAGCACTGAAGTCACCATTAATGGGACTGTTTGAGAAGCGCCGTGCTCGAAAGTTCTTCATTTATGTCCAAGATTATGAAACAAATGATCCCAAATCTCACGAAGGACTAGATTTAAACCAAGTTACAGCAAGGCAGCTGATTTC GAAATATGGATTGGAAGATGATACAGTTGACTTTATTGGTCATGCCTTGGCACTTCATCGTGATGATAATTACTTGGATGAGCCAGCCAAGGATTTTGTAGACAGAGTTAAG ATTTATGCGGAGTCCCTAGCACGCTTTCAAGGAGGTTCACCTTACATATATCCACTCTATGGACTGGGAGAGTTGCCTCAG GCATTTGCACGTCTGAGTGCTGTGTATGGTGGAACTTACATGCTGAACAAACCAGAATGCAAG GTGGAATTTGACGAAAATGGGAAAGCCATTGGTGTGACTTCAGAAGGAGAAACAGCCAAATGCAAGAAAATTGTGTGTGATCCATCGTATCTGTCTGATAAG GTTCAGAAGGTTGGAAAGGTTGCTCGTGCAATATGTATTATGAGTCATCCTATTCCAGACACCAAAGACTCTCACTCAGCGCAAGTCATTCTGCCACAGAAGCAGCTTGGTCGCAAGTCAGATAT GTATCTCTTCTGCTGCTCTTATGCTCACAATGTAGCAGccaaaggaaaatatattgctTTTGTTACAACAGAAGCAGAGACTGACAACCCTGAGGTGGAATTGAAGCCTGGTATTGACCTTCTTGGACCTGTAGATGAGATATTCTATGACACTTATGACAGGTTTGAACCCTGCAATGATCATGAAGCTGATGGTTGCTTCATCTCTACA AGCTATGATGCTACCACACACTTTGAAACCACAGTAAAAGATGTGGTTGAGCTGTACAGTAAGATCACTGGAAAG GTTCTTGATCTTTCGGTGGACTTGAGTGCTGCAAGTGCTGCAACTGAAGAATGA
- the LOC100815284 gene encoding guanosine nucleotide diphosphate dissociation inhibitor At5g09550 isoform X3 — translation MDRNDYYGGASTSLNLTQLWKRFRGDDTPAENLGSSREYNVDMIPKFMMANGALVRVLIHTNVTKYLNFKAVDGSFVYNKGKIYKVPATDVEALKSPLMGLFEKRRARKFFIYVQDYETNDPKSHEGLDLNQVTARQLISKYGLEDDTVDFIGHALALHRDDNYLDEPAKDFVDRVKIYAESLARFQGGSPYIYPLYGLGELPQAFARLSAVYGGTYMLNKPECKVEFDENGKAIGVTSEGETAKCKKIVCDPSYLSDKVQKVGKVARAICIMSHPIPDTKDSHSAQVILPQKQLGRKSDMYLFCCSYAHNVAAKGKYIAFVTTEAETDNPEVELKPGIDLLGPVDEIFYDTYDRFEPCNDHEADGCFISTSYDATTHFETTVKDVVELYSKITGKVLDLSVDLSAASAATEE, via the exons ATGGATAGAAATGACTACTATGGAGGGGCTTCTACATCTCTCAATCTTACACAG CTATGGAAGCGATTTAGGGGAGATGACACACCGGCAGAGAACTTGGGATCCAGCAGAGAATACAATGTTGATATGATACCTAAG tttATGATGGCCAATGGAGCTTTGGTCCGTGTTCTGATTCACACAAATGTTACAAAGTATTTGAACTTTAAAGCTGTAGATGGAAGCTTTGTGTATAACAAGGGAAAG atttacaaAGTTCCAGCAACAGATGTTGAAGCACTGAAGTCACCATTAATGGGACTGTTTGAGAAGCGCCGTGCTCGAAAGTTCTTCATTTATGTCCAAGATTATGAAACAAATGATCCCAAATCTCACGAAGGACTAGATTTAAACCAAGTTACAGCAAGGCAGCTGATTTC GAAATATGGATTGGAAGATGATACAGTTGACTTTATTGGTCATGCCTTGGCACTTCATCGTGATGATAATTACTTGGATGAGCCAGCCAAGGATTTTGTAGACAGAGTTAAG ATTTATGCGGAGTCCCTAGCACGCTTTCAAGGAGGTTCACCTTACATATATCCACTCTATGGACTGGGAGAGTTGCCTCAG GCATTTGCACGTCTGAGTGCTGTGTATGGTGGAACTTACATGCTGAACAAACCAGAATGCAAG GTGGAATTTGACGAAAATGGGAAAGCCATTGGTGTGACTTCAGAAGGAGAAACAGCCAAATGCAAGAAAATTGTGTGTGATCCATCGTATCTGTCTGATAAG GTTCAGAAGGTTGGAAAGGTTGCTCGTGCAATATGTATTATGAGTCATCCTATTCCAGACACCAAAGACTCTCACTCAGCGCAAGTCATTCTGCCACAGAAGCAGCTTGGTCGCAAGTCAGATAT GTATCTCTTCTGCTGCTCTTATGCTCACAATGTAGCAGccaaaggaaaatatattgctTTTGTTACAACAGAAGCAGAGACTGACAACCCTGAGGTGGAATTGAAGCCTGGTATTGACCTTCTTGGACCTGTAGATGAGATATTCTATGACACTTATGACAGGTTTGAACCCTGCAATGATCATGAAGCTGATGGTTGCTTCATCTCTACA AGCTATGATGCTACCACACACTTTGAAACCACAGTAAAAGATGTGGTTGAGCTGTACAGTAAGATCACTGGAAAG GTTCTTGATCTTTCGGTGGACTTGAGTGCTGCAAGTGCTGCAACTGAAGAATGA
- the LOC100815284 gene encoding guanosine nucleotide diphosphate dissociation inhibitor At5g09550 isoform X2: protein MDEEYDVIVLGTGLKECILSGLLSVDGLKVLHMDRNDYYGGASTSLNLTQLWKRFRGDDTPAENLGSSREYNVDMIPKFMMANGALVRVLIHTNVTKYLNFKAVDGSFVYNKGKIYKVPATDVEALKSPLMGLFEKRRARKFFIYVQDYETNDPKSHEGLDLNQVTARQLISKYGLEDDTVDFIGHALALHRDDNYLDEPAKDFVDRVKIYAESLARFQGGSPYIYPLYGLGELPQAFARLSAVYGGTYMLNKPECKVEFDENGKAIGVTSEGETAKCKKIVCDPSYLSDKVQKVGKVARAICIMSHPIPDTKDSHSAQVILPQKQLGRKSDMYLFCCSYAHNVAAKGKYIAFVTTEAETDNPEVELKPGIDLLGPVDEIFYDTYDRFEPCNDHEADGCFISTSYDATTHFETTVKDVVELYSKITGKVLDLSVDLSAASAATEE from the exons ATGGATGAAGAGTACGATGTAATTGTGTTGGGCACAGGTCTCAAGGAATGCATCCTCAGTGGCCTTCTCTCAGTTGATGGCCTCAAG GTGTTGCACATGGATAGAAATGACTACTATGGAGGGGCTTCTACATCTCTCAATCTTACACAG CTATGGAAGCGATTTAGGGGAGATGACACACCGGCAGAGAACTTGGGATCCAGCAGAGAATACAATGTTGATATGATACCTAAG tttATGATGGCCAATGGAGCTTTGGTCCGTGTTCTGATTCACACAAATGTTACAAAGTATTTGAACTTTAAAGCTGTAGATGGAAGCTTTGTGTATAACAAGGGAAAG atttacaaAGTTCCAGCAACAGATGTTGAAGCACTGAAGTCACCATTAATGGGACTGTTTGAGAAGCGCCGTGCTCGAAAGTTCTTCATTTATGTCCAAGATTATGAAACAAATGATCCCAAATCTCACGAAGGACTAGATTTAAACCAAGTTACAGCAAGGCAGCTGATTTC GAAATATGGATTGGAAGATGATACAGTTGACTTTATTGGTCATGCCTTGGCACTTCATCGTGATGATAATTACTTGGATGAGCCAGCCAAGGATTTTGTAGACAGAGTTAAG ATTTATGCGGAGTCCCTAGCACGCTTTCAAGGAGGTTCACCTTACATATATCCACTCTATGGACTGGGAGAGTTGCCTCAG GCATTTGCACGTCTGAGTGCTGTGTATGGTGGAACTTACATGCTGAACAAACCAGAATGCAAG GTGGAATTTGACGAAAATGGGAAAGCCATTGGTGTGACTTCAGAAGGAGAAACAGCCAAATGCAAGAAAATTGTGTGTGATCCATCGTATCTGTCTGATAAG GTTCAGAAGGTTGGAAAGGTTGCTCGTGCAATATGTATTATGAGTCATCCTATTCCAGACACCAAAGACTCTCACTCAGCGCAAGTCATTCTGCCACAGAAGCAGCTTGGTCGCAAGTCAGATAT GTATCTCTTCTGCTGCTCTTATGCTCACAATGTAGCAGccaaaggaaaatatattgctTTTGTTACAACAGAAGCAGAGACTGACAACCCTGAGGTGGAATTGAAGCCTGGTATTGACCTTCTTGGACCTGTAGATGAGATATTCTATGACACTTATGACAGGTTTGAACCCTGCAATGATCATGAAGCTGATGGTTGCTTCATCTCTACA AGCTATGATGCTACCACACACTTTGAAACCACAGTAAAAGATGTGGTTGAGCTGTACAGTAAGATCACTGGAAAG GTTCTTGATCTTTCGGTGGACTTGAGTGCTGCAAGTGCTGCAACTGAAGAATGA
- the LOC100815284 gene encoding guanosine nucleotide diphosphate dissociation inhibitor At5g09550 isoform X4, with product MIPKFMMANGALVRVLIHTNVTKYLNFKAVDGSFVYNKGKIYKVPATDVEALKSPLMGLFEKRRARKFFIYVQDYETNDPKSHEGLDLNQVTARQLISKYGLEDDTVDFIGHALALHRDDNYLDEPAKDFVDRVKIYAESLARFQGGSPYIYPLYGLGELPQAFARLSAVYGGTYMLNKPECKVEFDENGKAIGVTSEGETAKCKKIVCDPSYLSDKVQKVGKVARAICIMSHPIPDTKDSHSAQVILPQKQLGRKSDMYLFCCSYAHNVAAKGKYIAFVTTEAETDNPEVELKPGIDLLGPVDEIFYDTYDRFEPCNDHEADGCFISTSYDATTHFETTVKDVVELYSKITGKVLDLSVDLSAASAATEE from the exons ATGATACCTAAG tttATGATGGCCAATGGAGCTTTGGTCCGTGTTCTGATTCACACAAATGTTACAAAGTATTTGAACTTTAAAGCTGTAGATGGAAGCTTTGTGTATAACAAGGGAAAG atttacaaAGTTCCAGCAACAGATGTTGAAGCACTGAAGTCACCATTAATGGGACTGTTTGAGAAGCGCCGTGCTCGAAAGTTCTTCATTTATGTCCAAGATTATGAAACAAATGATCCCAAATCTCACGAAGGACTAGATTTAAACCAAGTTACAGCAAGGCAGCTGATTTC GAAATATGGATTGGAAGATGATACAGTTGACTTTATTGGTCATGCCTTGGCACTTCATCGTGATGATAATTACTTGGATGAGCCAGCCAAGGATTTTGTAGACAGAGTTAAG ATTTATGCGGAGTCCCTAGCACGCTTTCAAGGAGGTTCACCTTACATATATCCACTCTATGGACTGGGAGAGTTGCCTCAG GCATTTGCACGTCTGAGTGCTGTGTATGGTGGAACTTACATGCTGAACAAACCAGAATGCAAG GTGGAATTTGACGAAAATGGGAAAGCCATTGGTGTGACTTCAGAAGGAGAAACAGCCAAATGCAAGAAAATTGTGTGTGATCCATCGTATCTGTCTGATAAG GTTCAGAAGGTTGGAAAGGTTGCTCGTGCAATATGTATTATGAGTCATCCTATTCCAGACACCAAAGACTCTCACTCAGCGCAAGTCATTCTGCCACAGAAGCAGCTTGGTCGCAAGTCAGATAT GTATCTCTTCTGCTGCTCTTATGCTCACAATGTAGCAGccaaaggaaaatatattgctTTTGTTACAACAGAAGCAGAGACTGACAACCCTGAGGTGGAATTGAAGCCTGGTATTGACCTTCTTGGACCTGTAGATGAGATATTCTATGACACTTATGACAGGTTTGAACCCTGCAATGATCATGAAGCTGATGGTTGCTTCATCTCTACA AGCTATGATGCTACCACACACTTTGAAACCACAGTAAAAGATGTGGTTGAGCTGTACAGTAAGATCACTGGAAAG GTTCTTGATCTTTCGGTGGACTTGAGTGCTGCAAGTGCTGCAACTGAAGAATGA